One part of the Marinobacter sp. M3C genome encodes these proteins:
- a CDS encoding EscU/YscU/HrcU family type III secretion system export apparatus switch protein translates to MSKNNEPQQSSAAVALKYDGERAPTISAVGNHELADEIIRIAREHGVPLYENAELASTLARLSLNDEIPEQLYQLVAEILAFAFHIRGMTPEDAGQ, encoded by the coding sequence ATGAGCAAAAATAACGAGCCGCAACAGTCGTCAGCGGCAGTCGCGTTAAAATACGACGGTGAGCGGGCGCCCACTATCAGCGCTGTTGGCAATCACGAGCTTGCGGACGAAATTATTCGCATTGCCCGCGAACACGGGGTGCCCCTGTACGAAAACGCCGAGCTGGCCAGTACCCTGGCGCGACTGTCGCTGAATGACGAAATCCCCGAACAGCTGTACCAGCTGGTCGCTGAAATTCTGGCCTTCGCCTTTCACATACGGGGCATGACACCGGAAGACGCCGGTCAATAA
- a CDS encoding DUF2802 domain-containing protein: MFADVFAEIPQWVPWILVATALSLLVAQIFLQGRQLRGLQAALKSRCDILGRELHATASTGMGVGQRLVACERQLHELRTTIEEMRQNDPLRVSYDEAARLVDLGADIDDLMNTCGISRPEAELVSALKKRQAA; this comes from the coding sequence ATGTTTGCTGATGTATTTGCCGAGATTCCCCAATGGGTGCCCTGGATTCTGGTCGCTACAGCTCTGTCTTTGCTCGTCGCGCAAATTTTCTTGCAAGGGCGGCAGTTGCGGGGGTTGCAGGCGGCGCTAAAAAGCCGCTGTGACATTCTTGGCCGCGAACTGCATGCCACTGCCAGCACCGGTATGGGAGTGGGCCAGCGCTTGGTAGCCTGCGAACGCCAACTGCACGAACTGCGAACCACCATCGAAGAAATGCGCCAGAACGATCCGTTGCGGGTGTCTTACGACGAAGCCGCACGGCTAGTTGATCTTGGTGCCGATATCGACGACCTGATGAACACCTGCGGTATTTCCCGGCCCGAGGCAGAACTGGTGTCTGCCTTGAAGAAACGCCAGGCAGCCTGA
- a CDS encoding chemotaxis protein CheW — MAAPSGQQNQTKDDQVLQYVTFRLDDETYGINVMQIQEVLRYSEIAPVPGSPDYVLGIINLRGNVVTVIDTRRRFGLNDADITDTSRIVVMESADQVMGILVDSVAEVVYLKSSEIETAPNVGSEESARFIQGVCNKNGELIILVEFDKMLTDHEWADISTL; from the coding sequence ATGGCAGCCCCAAGCGGACAGCAAAATCAGACCAAGGATGACCAGGTACTGCAGTATGTGACCTTTCGTCTGGATGATGAAACCTACGGCATCAACGTGATGCAGATTCAGGAAGTACTGCGTTACAGCGAGATTGCACCGGTACCGGGTTCACCGGACTACGTTCTGGGCATCATCAATCTGCGCGGCAACGTGGTAACGGTGATTGATACCCGTCGGCGTTTTGGCTTGAACGATGCCGACATCACCGACACCAGCCGTATTGTGGTGATGGAGTCTGCCGATCAGGTAATGGGAATTCTGGTGGATTCGGTGGCCGAGGTGGTTTACCTCAAGTCCAGTGAAATTGAAACCGCGCCCAATGTGGGCAGCGAAGAAAGTGCCCGCTTTATTCAGGGCGTGTGTAATAAAAATGGCGAACTGATCATTCTGGTCGAGTTCGACAAGATGCTGACAGATCACGAATGGGCGGATATCTCGACGCTGTAA
- a CDS encoding chemotaxis protein CheW, which translates to MADKKMTQLADPQAAIASYLDDLLHTATDQAYQQDTQAQAVVAIPVVAIAPQPLPAKPEPVIAELSVQIVTAPQLLPAAGPQARPAWAEKPFECLIFTVAGLQLAVPLVLLGAIYRIEDDIMPMPGSPPWYMGIRPGRDKNLRVVDSAEWIMAGRAPANARANYRFVIHLNNSDWGLACDNVAQSFTLSPQQVRWRTSRSKRPWLAGTVIEQMCALLDVQSMANLLVRAEREQHLDLS; encoded by the coding sequence GTGGCTGACAAAAAAATGACACAGCTGGCGGACCCGCAAGCCGCCATCGCCAGTTATCTGGACGACCTGTTGCACACGGCCACCGATCAGGCGTATCAGCAGGACACGCAGGCGCAGGCTGTTGTTGCCATACCGGTGGTGGCAATAGCGCCACAGCCGCTGCCGGCCAAGCCGGAGCCGGTAATTGCTGAACTATCCGTGCAGATCGTGACCGCTCCGCAACTGTTGCCGGCAGCCGGGCCGCAGGCAAGGCCTGCGTGGGCCGAAAAGCCATTTGAATGTCTGATCTTCACCGTGGCAGGCTTGCAGCTGGCGGTTCCCTTGGTGTTGCTAGGGGCCATTTACCGCATCGAAGACGATATAATGCCGATGCCTGGCAGCCCGCCCTGGTATATGGGTATTCGCCCGGGCCGGGACAAAAACCTGCGGGTGGTCGACAGTGCCGAGTGGATTATGGCGGGTCGGGCGCCGGCAAACGCACGCGCTAATTATCGGTTTGTGATACACCTTAACAACAGTGACTGGGGACTGGCTTGTGATAATGTAGCTCAATCCTTTACTTTGAGCCCTCAGCAGGTGCGCTGGCGCACGTCGCGTAGCAAGCGGCCATGGCTGGCAGGCACAGTGATTGAGCAGATGTGCGCGCTGCTAGACGTTCAGAGCATGGCGAATCTGCTGGTTCGTGCCGAGCGCGAACAGCACCTGGATTTAAGCTGA
- a CDS encoding ParA family protein, translated as MRIWAVANQKGGVGKTTTVVALGDLLASRGKRVLMLDMDPHGSLTSWFGYDPDRLKHSLFDLFQHQGKVPEGLPAQLITDTGVPNLTLLPASTALATLERRMIGTEGMGRVISRALAQLWDDFDYVLVDNTPTLGVLMVNGLAAASHLIIPVQTEFLAIKGLERMLHTLQMISRSQKNPLSYTIVPTLFDRRTQAANKSLNMLRDTYPHQLWRFAIPVDTKFRDASQAGLVPSAVDANTHGVRAYRRLLDDLLAQTGTWLEPSGG; from the coding sequence GTGCGAATTTGGGCAGTGGCCAATCAAAAAGGCGGAGTGGGCAAAACCACCACCGTGGTTGCCTTGGGCGACCTGTTGGCCAGCCGTGGCAAGCGTGTGCTGATGCTGGATATGGATCCGCACGGTTCGCTTACCAGCTGGTTTGGCTATGATCCGGACCGCCTCAAGCACAGCCTGTTTGACCTGTTTCAACATCAGGGAAAAGTACCCGAAGGACTGCCCGCACAGCTGATTACCGACACCGGCGTGCCCAACCTTACGTTACTGCCGGCCAGCACTGCCCTGGCAACCCTGGAAAGGCGGATGATCGGTACTGAAGGCATGGGTCGGGTGATTTCCCGCGCGCTGGCGCAGCTGTGGGATGATTTTGACTATGTGCTGGTGGACAACACCCCGACATTGGGCGTGCTGATGGTTAACGGCCTGGCGGCGGCAAGCCATTTGATTATTCCGGTGCAAACCGAGTTTTTGGCCATTAAGGGTCTCGAGCGCATGTTGCACACCCTGCAAATGATTAGCCGTTCGCAGAAAAATCCCCTGAGCTATACCATTGTGCCCACTCTGTTTGACCGTCGAACCCAAGCCGCGAATAAAAGCCTGAATATGCTGCGTGATACTTATCCGCATCAGCTCTGGCGTTTTGCCATACCGGTAGACACAAAGTTTCGCGATGCCAGCCAGGCCGGATTAGTGCCCTCAGCGGTAGACGCCAACACCCACGGAGTGCGCGCTTATCGTCGCCTGCTTGACGATTTATTGGCGCAAACCGGTACCTGGCTGGAGCCGTCTGGTGGCTGA
- the motD gene encoding flagellar motor protein MotD, translating to MRRRKPPQDDLHNKERWLISYADFITLLFAFFVVMYSVSSVNEGKYKVLSNTLTGVFNAPERSVVPITVGEQQVVGGRTESDAVIAPVVTEAPPGLPAPDNASRSRGLQELAGQLGLEFSELIETGVITLNTDDEWLQLNLPNSLLFGSGDAEPHYDSFAVMEKIAGVLRDTDNAIRIEGFTDNQSIHSGRFPSNWELSAARASVLVRMLVMDGIDPARLAAVGYGEHQPVARNDTDEGRRRNRRVVLLISRDASIRGAIR from the coding sequence ATGCGGCGCCGCAAACCACCCCAAGATGATCTTCACAATAAAGAGCGTTGGCTAATCTCATACGCCGACTTCATTACCCTGCTGTTCGCGTTTTTTGTGGTGATGTATTCGGTGTCTTCGGTTAACGAGGGCAAATACAAGGTGCTGTCAAATACCTTGACCGGTGTTTTCAACGCCCCGGAGCGCTCGGTTGTGCCAATTACCGTTGGCGAACAGCAGGTTGTTGGTGGGCGCACTGAAAGCGATGCCGTCATTGCGCCGGTGGTTACCGAGGCACCTCCCGGTTTGCCAGCACCAGACAACGCCAGCCGATCGCGTGGGCTTCAGGAGCTGGCCGGCCAGCTCGGGCTGGAGTTTAGTGAATTGATTGAGACGGGCGTGATTACTCTGAACACAGATGATGAGTGGTTGCAGCTGAATTTGCCCAACAGCCTGTTGTTTGGCAGCGGCGACGCTGAACCTCATTACGATTCCTTCGCGGTGATGGAAAAAATTGCGGGCGTGCTGCGCGACACCGACAACGCCATTCGCATTGAAGGTTTTACCGATAATCAGTCCATTCACAGTGGCCGCTTTCCGTCAAACTGGGAGCTTTCGGCTGCCCGCGCGTCGGTTCTGGTGCGCATGCTGGTGATGGATGGTATAGACCCGGCGCGGCTGGCGGCGGTGGGGTATGGCGAACATCAGCCGGTGGCGCGCAACGATACCGACGAAGGCCGTCGCCGTAATCGTCGCGTGGTGCTGCTGATTTCCCGCGATGCCAGCATTCGCGGTGCCATACGCTGA
- a CDS encoding flagellar motor protein — protein sequence MDVLSLLGVILAFVAILGGNLLDGGALASLFNAPAALIVIGGTLAATILQTSWPVLKRAFSQSRWVFLPPFVNLEDGLDKVVNWSVIARKRGLLGLEGLAESEQERFVQKGLLLLVDGAESNTIRSIMEVELDTREQRDLDSARVFEAMGGYSPTIGIIGAVMGLIQVMTNLEDPETLGSGIATAFVATIYGVALANLLFFPVANKLRGLVRERTRYEDMMIEGLIAIAEGENPKSIEIRLRGFLPW from the coding sequence ATGGATGTGCTTAGCCTTCTGGGTGTTATCCTGGCTTTTGTAGCCATTCTGGGGGGTAATCTGCTGGACGGTGGTGCACTGGCGTCGCTGTTCAACGCGCCGGCGGCGCTGATTGTTATTGGCGGCACCCTGGCGGCCACCATACTGCAAACCTCCTGGCCGGTGCTGAAACGCGCGTTTAGCCAATCCCGCTGGGTATTTTTGCCGCCCTTTGTCAACCTGGAAGACGGTCTCGACAAAGTTGTGAACTGGAGCGTTATTGCCCGCAAAAGGGGCCTTCTAGGGCTTGAGGGGCTAGCAGAAAGCGAACAGGAGCGGTTTGTGCAAAAAGGCTTACTGCTGTTGGTTGACGGCGCCGAAAGCAACACCATTCGCAGCATTATGGAGGTAGAACTGGATACCCGGGAACAGCGGGATCTGGATTCGGCACGGGTGTTTGAAGCCATGGGCGGCTATTCGCCTACCATTGGCATTATTGGCGCGGTGATGGGGCTGATTCAGGTAATGACCAATCTGGAAGACCCGGAGACGCTGGGCAGCGGCATAGCCACCGCTTTTGTTGCCACCATCTACGGGGTGGCGTTGGCTAACCTTCTGTTTTTCCCGGTGGCCAATAAACTGCGCGGGCTGGTGCGCGAGCGCACCCGCTACGAAGACATGATGATCGAAGGCCTTATTGCCATCGCTGAAGGTGAAAACCCGAAATCCATCGAAATCCGCTTGCGTGGATTTCTTCCCTGGTAG
- a CDS encoding chemotaxis response regulator protein-glutamate methylesterase translates to MTVSVLIVDDSSFFRKRLSEILGASRQITVAGTASNGREAVEQAEKLRPDVITMDYEMPVMDGITAVREILRKHPIPVLMFSSLTYEGARITLDALEAGAVDFLPKNFEEIAGNSSQLQKILVERVVSIARSRPISSGSTRAHEPPVAAVGATTAANRAAIPALQRRPLTERPATAAAAAVASPERHQRRTPPRHYTVVAIGTSTGGPVALQNVLIGLPASFPAPLILVQHMPASFTQAFAERLNQSCQIQVRQAEDGDLLRPGLALLAPGGKQMMVESRGGQGRIRILPGDDRLNYKPSVDVTFGSLARSFPGKTLGIVLTGMGADGREGCRMMKQSGSIVWSQDEKSSVIYGMPMAVAKAGLSDEILSLNDVCQRLKDGVS, encoded by the coding sequence ATGACAGTTTCTGTGCTGATTGTTGATGACTCCAGTTTCTTTCGCAAACGCCTGAGTGAAATTCTTGGCGCGTCTCGCCAGATTACCGTGGCTGGCACCGCCAGCAACGGCCGCGAAGCCGTAGAGCAAGCGGAAAAACTGCGTCCTGACGTGATTACCATGGATTACGAAATGCCGGTCATGGACGGGATTACGGCCGTGCGGGAAATACTGCGCAAACATCCGATACCCGTGCTGATGTTTTCGTCGCTTACTTATGAAGGTGCGCGGATAACCCTGGATGCGCTGGAAGCTGGAGCGGTGGATTTCCTACCCAAGAATTTCGAGGAAATTGCCGGTAACAGCAGCCAGCTACAAAAAATATTAGTAGAACGTGTTGTTAGTATCGCCCGTAGCCGCCCCATAAGCTCTGGGAGCACTCGCGCCCATGAGCCACCAGTGGCGGCGGTTGGGGCTACGACTGCGGCTAATCGTGCCGCGATACCAGCGTTGCAGCGACGCCCCTTAACTGAGCGCCCTGCGACCGCTGCAGCTGCAGCGGTTGCCAGCCCGGAGCGCCATCAGCGGCGTACGCCACCCAGGCACTACACAGTGGTGGCGATCGGCACCTCTACTGGTGGCCCGGTGGCCCTGCAGAACGTGCTCATCGGCCTACCCGCCAGCTTTCCCGCACCGCTGATTCTGGTGCAGCACATGCCCGCCAGTTTTACCCAGGCTTTTGCCGAGCGCCTGAACCAGTCTTGCCAAATACAGGTGCGTCAGGCAGAAGACGGCGATCTGTTGCGCCCCGGCCTGGCTTTGCTGGCACCCGGCGGCAAACAGATGATGGTGGAAAGCCGCGGTGGCCAAGGCCGGATACGCATATTACCTGGCGATGATCGGCTCAATTACAAGCCTTCAGTGGATGTCACCTTTGGTTCGCTGGCACGCAGCTTTCCCGGTAAAACCTTGGGTATTGTGCTGACGGGCATGGGCGCAGATGGCCGGGAAGGCTGCCGCATGATGAAACAGAGCGGCTCGATTGTGTGGTCGCAGGATGAAAAAAGCTCGGTGATTTACGGCATGCCCATGGCAGTGGCTAAAGCCGGCCTGAGTGACGAAATTCTGTCGCTGAACGACGTTTGCCAGCGGCTCAAAGATGGGGTCAGCTGA
- a CDS encoding chemotaxis protein CheA, with protein sequence MSFDGDEEILQDFLVEAGEILELLSEQLVDLEQNPDDSNLLNAIFRGFHTVKGGAGFLQLHALVNCCHSAENVFDTLRNHKRKVTSDLMDVVLETLDNVNAMFEEVRQREAPTAAPQELIDRLNQLALPAGEAVPQSPVPAATVDVADQGDITDDEFEKLLDALDDDKKASADTSETIASSSVASGNGDISDDEFEALLDQLHGKGQFAGAPAAAKETAAEASSAQPIDISDDEFEALLDQLHGKGGSPTVAAAAAPEPAKKPETAKVSAVAKAPAEPAQAKTPARDAAPAASETSVRVDTKRLDDIMNMVGELVLVRNRLQRLGDKSEDEQMHKAVANLDVVTTDLQAAVMQTRMQPIKKVFGRFPRVVRDLARSLKKEINLVMHGEDTDLDKNLVEALSDPLVHLVRNSVDHGIESPEERERAGKPRVGTITLSAEQEGDHILLLITDDGAGMNAEVLRRKAVEKGMYDQDGADRLTDQECYNLIFAAGFSTKDQISDVSGRGVGMDVVKTKISQLNGQLSVLSKLGEGSSIVIKVPLTLAIMPTLMIMLADQSFALPLVNVVEIFHLNLSKTNVVDGRECVVVRDKVFPLFHIKRWLIRGGARNVEPENGHVVIVSMGTRQVGFVVDQLVGQEEVVIKPLGRGLLGTPGMAGATITGDGRIALIIDVPSLLQHYS encoded by the coding sequence ATGTCGTTTGATGGCGATGAAGAAATCCTGCAGGACTTTCTGGTAGAAGCCGGTGAAATTCTTGAGTTGCTGTCTGAGCAACTGGTGGATCTGGAACAGAATCCGGACGACAGCAATTTGTTGAATGCTATCTTCCGTGGTTTTCACACGGTCAAAGGCGGTGCGGGCTTCTTGCAGTTACATGCTTTGGTAAACTGCTGTCACTCGGCGGAAAACGTATTCGACACCCTGCGTAACCACAAGCGCAAAGTGACCTCCGACCTAATGGACGTCGTGCTGGAAACCCTGGACAACGTGAATGCCATGTTCGAAGAGGTGCGCCAGCGTGAAGCGCCTACAGCGGCGCCGCAGGAACTGATCGACCGGCTGAATCAGCTGGCGTTGCCTGCGGGTGAGGCTGTGCCACAATCGCCGGTGCCTGCCGCGACGGTGGATGTCGCCGACCAGGGCGACATTACCGATGACGAATTCGAGAAGCTGCTCGACGCCTTAGACGATGACAAAAAAGCATCAGCGGATACCAGCGAAACCATTGCGAGTAGCTCGGTCGCAAGCGGCAATGGCGATATCAGCGACGACGAATTCGAAGCCCTTTTAGACCAGCTTCACGGTAAAGGCCAGTTCGCCGGCGCGCCGGCAGCCGCCAAAGAAACCGCTGCCGAGGCCAGCAGTGCCCAGCCAATTGATATCTCTGACGACGAATTCGAAGCTCTTCTAGACCAGCTTCACGGCAAGGGTGGCAGCCCGACAGTGGCCGCTGCGGCCGCGCCAGAGCCCGCTAAAAAGCCCGAAACAGCGAAGGTTTCAGCCGTGGCCAAAGCGCCAGCCGAGCCGGCACAAGCAAAAACGCCGGCCCGCGATGCTGCCCCTGCCGCTTCGGAAACCAGCGTGCGGGTAGACACCAAACGCCTGGACGACATCATGAACATGGTGGGCGAGCTGGTGCTGGTGCGAAACCGCCTGCAACGCCTGGGTGACAAAAGCGAAGACGAGCAGATGCACAAAGCAGTGGCCAATCTGGATGTGGTCACCACCGACCTGCAAGCGGCTGTTATGCAAACCCGCATGCAGCCCATCAAGAAAGTGTTTGGTCGTTTCCCGCGGGTGGTGCGCGACCTTGCCCGCAGCCTGAAAAAAGAAATCAATCTGGTGATGCACGGCGAAGACACTGATCTTGACAAGAATCTGGTGGAAGCACTGTCAGATCCGTTGGTGCACCTGGTGCGCAACTCGGTGGACCACGGCATTGAAAGCCCGGAAGAACGAGAACGGGCCGGCAAGCCCAGAGTCGGCACCATTACCTTGTCGGCGGAGCAAGAGGGTGATCACATTCTGCTGCTGATCACCGACGATGGCGCTGGCATGAACGCTGAGGTGTTGCGCCGCAAAGCGGTCGAAAAGGGCATGTATGACCAGGATGGCGCCGACCGGCTGACCGATCAGGAATGCTACAACCTGATATTTGCCGCCGGTTTTTCCACCAAAGACCAAATTTCCGATGTGTCTGGCCGTGGTGTGGGCATGGACGTGGTGAAAACCAAAATCAGCCAGCTCAACGGCCAGCTTAGCGTGTTATCAAAGTTGGGCGAAGGCTCAAGCATTGTGATCAAAGTGCCACTGACTCTGGCCATTATGCCGACGCTGATGATCATGCTTGCTGATCAGTCGTTCGCACTGCCGTTGGTTAACGTGGTGGAAATTTTTCACCTTAATTTGAGCAAGACCAACGTGGTGGATGGTCGCGAGTGTGTTGTGGTGCGCGACAAGGTGTTTCCGCTGTTCCACATCAAGCGTTGGCTCATTCGTGGCGGTGCCAGAAATGTTGAGCCGGAAAACGGCCATGTGGTGATTGTGTCTATGGGCACCCGCCAGGTCGGGTTTGTGGTGGACCAGCTGGTAGGCCAGGAAGAAGTGGTGATTAAACCTCTTGGACGCGGGCTGCTGGGTACGCCGGGTATGGCTGGCGCCACCATTACCGGCGATGGCCGGATCGCGCTGATTATCGATGTGCCCAGTTTGCTGCAACATTATAGTTAG
- a CDS encoding protein phosphatase CheZ: MNKSTGERHALDPELTEKLKQQSEQLVDSVRAGDYSRAMAMISDLAEVRNQGLYHEVGRLTRSLHEAMRNFQIDPRNPEQKEALSKMTDASDRLEYVVKMTGQAANRTMDLVEESMPVTRHLQSEAQDLHQQWQRLRRREMAPTEFRELHARMDQFLAALSTDAGKLYGNLSEILLAQDYQDLTGQVIQNVITLVREVEENLVSLVVMAGHVDQLTGTVHQMEDNQPSAEQGVGPQIMPEQRKDVLSGQVDVDDLLSSLGF; encoded by the coding sequence ATGAACAAGTCAACAGGCGAGCGCCATGCCCTGGATCCAGAGCTGACGGAAAAATTAAAGCAACAGTCCGAACAGCTGGTTGACAGCGTGCGCGCGGGCGACTATTCCCGCGCTATGGCGATGATCAGCGATCTTGCAGAAGTGCGAAATCAAGGTCTGTATCACGAAGTAGGGCGGCTAACCCGCAGCCTGCACGAAGCCATGCGTAATTTTCAGATTGATCCGCGCAACCCCGAACAGAAAGAAGCTCTGTCAAAAATGACCGATGCCTCCGATCGCCTGGAATACGTAGTGAAAATGACTGGCCAAGCGGCGAATCGGACCATGGATCTGGTTGAAGAAAGCATGCCAGTTACCCGTCATTTGCAAAGCGAAGCCCAAGATCTGCATCAGCAGTGGCAGCGCCTGCGGCGGCGGGAGATGGCACCGACCGAATTCCGCGAGTTGCACGCCCGCATGGATCAGTTTTTGGCGGCGTTGAGTACTGACGCCGGCAAACTGTACGGTAACCTCTCAGAAATTTTGCTGGCTCAGGATTATCAAGATCTGACAGGTCAGGTGATTCAAAATGTAATCACCCTTGTGCGTGAAGTGGAAGAAAACCTGGTAAGCCTGGTGGTGATGGCCGGCCACGTAGACCAGTTGACCGGTACCGTGCACCAGATGGAGGACAATCAGCCTTCGGCTGAGCAGGGTGTGGGTCCGCAAATAATGCCAGAACAACGCAAAGACGTGTTGTCTGGTCAGGTTGACGTGGATGACCTGTTGTCCAGTCTTGGTTTCTGA
- the cheY gene encoding chemotaxis response regulator CheY, whose product MDKNMKILIVDDFSTMRRIIKNLLRDLGFTNTDEADDGNTAMPMLKTGKYDFLVTDWNMPGMSGFDLLKNVRADDQLKALPILMVTAEAKRDQIVAAAQAGVNGYIIKPFTAAVLKEKIEKIFERIQ is encoded by the coding sequence TTGGACAAAAACATGAAAATTCTCATTGTGGACGACTTTTCCACGATGCGGCGTATTATTAAAAACCTGCTGCGTGACTTGGGCTTCACCAACACCGACGAAGCCGACGATGGCAACACGGCAATGCCGATGCTGAAAACCGGCAAGTACGACTTCCTGGTGACCGACTGGAACATGCCTGGCATGTCCGGTTTTGACCTGCTCAAAAATGTTCGCGCCGACGATCAGCTTAAAGCCCTGCCGATCCTGATGGTGACGGCTGAAGCCAAGCGCGACCAGATTGTCGCTGCGGCGCAGGCCGGTGTGAACGGCTACATTATAAAGCCGTTCACTGCCGCTGTTCTCAAAGAAAAAATCGAAAAAATCTTTGAGCGAATTCAGTAA
- a CDS encoding RNA polymerase sigma factor FliA: protein MTLAKDLGVYQRSGASDASRLIEEHASLVKKIALHLLARLPSSVQLEDLMQAGMIGLLEASQRYSTGKGATFETYAGIRIRGAMVDEIRKGDWVPRSVHRNSRRISKAIKAVEGREGREAHDVEVAAELDMTLPEYHSSLADSNSGRLFSLDELNESGEPPIEQSETDDNPLHGVSESAFRNSLAAAIETLPEREKLVLSLYYREELNLREIGAVLDVSESRVSQIHSQAALRLRSRLADWKTDPT, encoded by the coding sequence ATGACATTGGCGAAAGATCTTGGAGTCTATCAACGGTCGGGTGCTTCAGACGCTTCCCGGCTGATTGAAGAGCACGCGTCCCTGGTCAAGAAGATTGCCCTTCATCTGCTGGCGCGATTGCCCTCTAGCGTGCAACTTGAAGACCTGATGCAGGCCGGTATGATCGGCTTGCTTGAGGCGTCGCAACGTTATTCAACGGGCAAAGGTGCTACCTTTGAAACTTACGCGGGTATTCGTATTCGCGGCGCTATGGTGGACGAAATCCGCAAAGGCGACTGGGTGCCGCGTTCGGTGCACAGAAACTCCCGGCGCATTTCCAAGGCCATCAAAGCTGTAGAGGGCCGAGAAGGCCGCGAAGCCCACGATGTCGAAGTGGCTGCTGAGCTGGATATGACGCTGCCGGAGTACCACAGCTCCTTGGCCGACTCTAACAGTGGTCGGCTTTTTAGTCTCGATGAGCTCAATGAATCCGGCGAGCCGCCGATAGAACAATCAGAGACGGATGATAACCCGTTACACGGGGTGTCAGAGTCCGCCTTCCGTAACAGTTTGGCGGCGGCTATTGAAACCCTGCCAGAACGTGAAAAACTGGTGCTAAGCCTGTATTACCGGGAAGAATTGAACCTGAGGGAAATCGGCGCTGTGCTGGACGTCAGCGAAAGCCGGGTCAGCCAGATTCACAGCCAGGCTGCCTTGCGCCTACGCAGCCGGTTAGCCGACTGGAAAACGGACCCTACATAA
- a CDS encoding MinD/ParA family protein gives MSRAHPVQVIAVTGGKGGVGKSNVSVNLGIALAQKGRRVVLLDADLGLANIDVLLGLKTKRNLQDVLNGDCDLRDVLVDGPGGIKIVPASSGTQRMTQLSAMEHAGLIHAFSDLADQIDVLIVDTAAGISESVVSFLRASQELLLVVCDEPTSITDAYALIKLMNRDYDTSRFRILANQVHTEQEGRLLYEKLTRVTERFLDVALQYVGMVPFDEAVKKAVRRQQAVLEAYPQAKASLAIRALAEKVDSWPLPSSPRGHLEFFIERLIEV, from the coding sequence ATGAGTAGAGCACATCCGGTTCAGGTAATTGCGGTCACGGGCGGTAAAGGTGGTGTTGGCAAAAGTAATGTGTCGGTCAACCTGGGCATTGCTCTGGCGCAAAAAGGCCGTCGGGTGGTGCTGTTGGACGCCGACCTGGGGCTTGCCAATATCGATGTGCTGTTAGGCCTGAAAACCAAGCGCAATCTGCAAGACGTACTCAATGGTGACTGCGACTTGCGTGACGTGCTGGTAGATGGTCCCGGCGGTATCAAGATTGTGCCGGCCTCATCAGGCACCCAGCGCATGACCCAGCTCAGTGCTATGGAGCACGCCGGTTTGATTCACGCTTTCAGTGACCTTGCCGACCAGATTGACGTGCTGATTGTGGATACCGCCGCCGGCATTTCCGAATCGGTGGTCAGTTTTTTGCGGGCATCCCAGGAACTGCTGCTGGTGGTGTGCGACGAGCCTACTTCGATTACCGATGCCTACGCCCTGATCAAGTTGATGAACCGCGATTACGACACCAGCCGCTTCCGGATTCTGGCCAATCAGGTGCACACAGAACAAGAAGGCCGGCTTTTGTATGAAAAACTGACCCGGGTTACCGAGCGTTTTCTGGATGTAGCGTTACAATATGTAGGCATGGTGCCCTTTGACGAGGCCGTCAAAAAAGCGGTGCGGCGCCAGCAAGCGGTGTTGGAAGCTTACCCGCAAGCAAAAGCCTCGCTGGCCATCAGGGCCCTTGCTGAAAAAGTGGACAGTTGGCCGCTGCCATCATCGCCGCGGGGTCACCTCGAATTCTTTATAGAGCGGCTCATCGAAGTTTAA